AGCCGTCCTGGGACCGGTGGAACTGGCCGCCGGTCACGCGCGGGCAGCCGAACTGCTGCGCAGCGACGGCGCCGCCGACGACCTGGTGGCGGCCCATCTGCTGCTGGCCGAACCGGGCGGCGAGGGCTGGTGGGTGGACGTCCTGCGGGAGGCGGCGCGGGCGACTCGCGGCCGAGGGGCTCCGGAGGTCACCTCCGCCTATCTGCGCCGGGCTCTGCGCGAGCCGCTCTCCGCCGAAGAGCGCGGTCCCCTGCTGCTGGACCTGGGCAGGGACGAGATACAGATCGACGTCGGCGCCGCCAGGCACCACCTGGCGCAGGCATCGACGGCACTGACCGACCCGTACGCGCTGGCCGAGACGGCCTCTCTGCTCGCCAGCGCACTGTTCCTCAGCCACGAGCACGAGCGCGCCGTCGACGTCCTCGCCCGCGCCGTGGACGATCTGGGGCAGACCGACGACGGCATCGGCCTCGTCCGTGAGGTGTCGTGGTTCCTCCAGGCACAGATGCTGCTGATCGGCTATGACCAGCTGTCCACGCTCCCCGCCGCACGCCGGCACGCTCGACGGCTGCGGGACCACAAGCTGGCCGGCGACACCCCTGGTGAGTGCGTGGTCCTGGCCGCGCTGTCCGCCTGGGCCACCACGGGGGAGGCCAGCGCCCAGGTCGCGGGCGACCTCCTCGACCGGGCCCTGCGGGGCGGACTGGCCGCCGCGGACGCGTCCCACATGTTCGTGACCCTCGCCGGGCTGGCCTTCGTGGCCACCGACCGGCTCGACGACGCGGTCGCGCGCTTCGACCGCATCGGCGACACGGGTGGCCGGTGGGGGTCGTTCCTGATGGTCTCGTCCGCGCTGACCTGGCAACTGCTCGTCCAGGCCCGCCGCGGCCGGCAGCTCCCGCTCACCGCCGACTTCGGACACCCCGCCACCACGGCGGACCAGGGCCTGGAGCCTCGCGTCAGGCTCTCGATGACGACCCAGGTGGGCGAGTCGCTGATCGAGCGGTGCGATCTGACCTCGGCGACGGCGGTGCTCACCGCGGACGCCGACTTCGACCGGGTGGGCTGGACCTGGCAGGGCCCGGCGCTCCTCGCTCGCAGCCGCCTGCACGCGGCGCGGGGCAACCCGGCCGCCGCCCTCGCCGTCCTGCACGAGTACGGCACGCAGGAGAACCGGGCACAGGTCATGAGCCTGGCCGGGGCGCCCTGGCGGTCGCGGGCGGCCCTGCTGCACCTCACGCTCGGACAGCGGACGGACGCGCTCCAACTGGCCACCGAGGAACTGGAGCTGGCCCACCGATGGGGCACCGAGCGAGCGATCGGGATGGCCTCACGCTGTCTGGGCGTCATCCGTGGCGGACACAGCGGGCAGGCCCTCCTGCGCGACGCCGTGGCCGTGCTGAAACGGTCCCCCGCCCGACTGGAACTGGCCCGCGCCCACTACAGCCTTGGCACCGCCCTCCTGCGCGGCGGCGACACCGACGAGGCCCGCCAGGCCCTCACCCAGGCGCTCCACCTCGCGGACACCTGCGGCAGCGTCCTGCTGGGTGGCCAAGTACGCGGAGCGCTCGCCACGGCAGGCGTGCGCGCGAAGCCGGCCCCACCGGCGGCCCCGAGCCTCTCCCTGACCGAACACCGGCTGGTCGAACTCCTGCGCGCAGGCCACAGCGACCGCCAGATCGCCCAGGCCCTGCTCCTGACCCCGCACGACGTGACCGGACTCATCGAGCAAGCAGGCCGCACACTGGGGGTGACCAGCAGGGCGGAGCTGGCGTCCCCGGCCCAGGCCCACCAGCAAGCCGGCGGTGAGTAGACCCTGCGGTCGGCGCGATTCGGCGGCCTGGAGTCGCGAATCGGGGGTGTGACCTGCACGGACATGGCTGAGGGCGCCTGAGAGGCGTTTCAGTGATGTCCCGGCCGCGGCTGCGCATCGTCGGATGCCGGACCTTCTCGCCGATGTGCGGGGCCTGGCCGATCGGCTGCCCGAGCGTGAAGTCAATCGGATGATCCGCCAGCTGAAGAAGACCGCCGATGAGGCTGCCAGTCACATCACGGCGCTGCAGGGTGAAGCGGTCGACTCGTGGGTTGCGGCCACGCATGCTCTTCACCCCGCGGTCTCGGGCAGCCGGTCCGTCAGCCCGGCCCGGGCCGCCCAGCGCCGCGTCCGCTCTGCGCTGCGGCATCTGCGCCGCTTGCCTGACCGGCCGCTCACCCGTGAGGCCCGGCGGCTGATCGAACTGTTGGAGAAGGACCGCGGCGAGGCCGGCGGCGAGTGACGCCGCGCAGCGGCGGCTGGCCGATGCGTGGATCGCGCGCCTGCACGCCTCATGGCCCCGTCCCGAACGCGGCTCGGCCCACGACGTCAGGACGCCGATCCGGTCCCGCTGCGAGAGGTGGCGGGCAAGGCCGCAGGGCGAAACGGCCACACACGGGCTGTAGAGCGGGAGCGAGTGCCCGACGAGAGGGTCGCGGTGGCGGCAGCGGTCCGCGGCGCATTGAAGAAGGCCGCCCGGGAGCGCTCGACGACCTCCTGGGCGCGGCTGCGCCGTCGGCACTCTCTACATGTAGGCGGCCGACCGACTCGGTCGGGACGTGCCCGTTGATCCCCACGCGGCTCGCGCGCGGTGGCAGACCGAGGCCCTCCACCTGCACCGGCTCTATCGCCACGAACAACCACGAAGGTCGACGGATGGTTCGTCAAGCGCGGTGGGGACGGGGCTGGCATGGCCCAAGTACCTTGAGGTGCCGAAGGCGGGGCAGCTGCTTGCGATGTCGATCAAGGGCCGGTCGCAGACCTGCTCGCGCGAGACGACTTCGACTGGCGCGGTGATCTCACAGATGGAAGTACTGGTGGACTGGCGTCCTGGGGACCATTTGGGGACCACACGGTGCTCGCGACCCTGAACAGCGCACGCTGAGGCGCACGTCCTGCACCCTAGTTTTGCCCGATATATGCACGTAATTCCTATGGCTCGCGCTCCTGGGGGTCAAGGGGTCGCAGGTTCAAATCCTGTCGTCCCGACCAGCTTCATCGCAGGTCGGAAGCCGCTTTCCCAACTTTGGGAAGGCGGCTTCGATGCGTTCGGGGGAAGCTACGCTTGGATCATGCCGCTGCCGTCGCCCCGCCGCACCGCCAGACAGGCCGACCTGCTGGAACGCCTCGTCGCGTTGCTGACGGCGGAGGGCTTCGCGGATCTCACGCTGGACGACCTCGCCGAGCGGCTGCGCTGCTCCAAGACGACCCTGTACCAACTCGCCCGCAGCAAGCAGGGGTTGGTGGTGGAGGCGGTCAAGCACTACTTCCGCGGGGCGGCCGAGGCCGTCGAGAAGCGGGTGGCGCAGACGGTCGAACCCTCGGACCGGGTCCGCGCGTACCTGACCGCCGTGGCTGAACAACTGCGCCCGCTCTCACGCCGGTTCCTCGACGACGTGGCGGACTTCCCGCCCGCGCGCGAGGTGTACGAGGCCAACACGCGGATGGCCGCGGAGCGGGTACGCCGGCTGATCGCGGAGGGCGTCTCGCACGGCGCCTTCCGTGAGGTGCACACCGCGTTCGTCGGCGAGGTCGCCGCCGCGACCATGCGGCAGATCCAGCAGGGCGAGCTTCAGGCGCGCACCGGGCTGACCGACGCGGAGGCGTACGAGCAGCTCGCCTCACTGATCGTGCACGCCGTTTCCCCCTGACGTGTGTCCTGAACATGGAAGGAAGTTGCATGTAGGAGCGATTTCCGGAAGTGATGCTGTGCGAGAGATGAAGGTTTCGTGGCCCTTCGGAGCCGCCCTGCGGGGGGAGGCTTCAAACCGCCTCATGCTGCGTTAGCTGAAGACTGTCGTGGTGAGCGATGAGGAAAAGGCGTCGTAAGAGGCGTCAGGTGGGGACCGGAAAGACGAACGCAAGTGAATCGCTGCTGACGTGTCGTAAGGAAACCAGACGACATCGAAACCGGGGTGTGTCAAGAACTCCGGGATGAGCCTGGCGGGTGCCCGTTTATTGGCCAGGCGGTGTCCGGCATGTAGGCGACGTGAGTCCGGTCTGCGGCTCTCGCATGGAACAGGAGAAGGCAGGTCCGATACGCCCTGACGCAAGGTCGGGGGAGAGGGAGTGCCCCAAGCGGAGGACACCGTAAGGGGTCGAGTACCGATGCGGACCCTGCTGGCAGACCGGCCCGTAGTAGTGACGAAGCCCCTGTAATGAGGGTGGAGCGAAGGGGCCGGGTCGTTCGTGACTGAGTTGATCACATCAACCGGGCAGTAGCCCGGGAGGAGTGCGATGGGCCAGTTGAAGTCTCAGATCAAGCCGTTTGATATTTCGAAGTGGGAAGTCAAGGAGGCGTGGGAGGAAGTCAGGTCACATAGGGGCGCACCCGGCGTGGACGGGCAGAGCATCGAGGACTTCGAGAAGGACCTGAAGGGCAACCTTTACAAGGTATGGAACCGTATGTCGTCGGGCTCGTACTTCCCGCCGCCGGTGCGCGCGGTGGAGATTCCTAAGCCAAGCGGAGGCGGCACGAGAATGCTCGGCATTCCCGCTGTCGCCGATCGTGTGGCCCAGACCGTCGTTGCCCGGCATCTGATGCGAAGGGTGGACCCTGTATTCCACCCGGACAGCTACGGATACCGGCCTGGTCGGTCCGCCTTGGACGCGGTGGAAAGGTGCCGGGAGCGCTGCTGGAAGCGGGACTGGGTGGTGGAGTTCGACATCGCCAAGTTCTTCGACAGCGTGCCCTGGGACCTGCTGGTCAAGGCGGTGGAGGCTCACACCGACGCCGTTTGGGTGAACTTGTACGTGCGGCGGTGGCTCGCCGCCCCGCTCGTCCTGCCCGATGGCTCCCTGCTGGAACGGGAACGCGGAACCC
The Streptomyces sp. NBC_01485 genome window above contains:
- a CDS encoding ATP-binding protein, producing MTTFGEMLLVFRRAAGLTQEELAEAAGMAARSIRDLERGRRARPQRRTAQLLVSALGLGDADAAKLLAAGRPGGQPVPSADDGTAPSGLLGRQHQLMVLERAAGEARAGRGGVVLVRAGAGRGKTALLDAWAGVQQPGEIRVVSASGAELEQGFAFAVLRQLVEPLLARAGDEGRARLLSGPAQLASHALRVEGTGELSPEASLGLLHSLYWLMVHAADEGPLALVVDDVHWADPPSARWLEYLARRLRGLPLLLVLAGRPDDGAGAGPMLERIAAQPYCRRIDLPGLDIDSVTRLVRASLGPGEPRFVAACASATGSNPLLLHALLRTLADNQVGATDDQAHLVAEFRGRILAETVVKRLADEPEPVLSLARALVVLGDEATWKVTAELAGLGEPKARELGGRLRQIGVLAPGEPVRFGHALVRTAVAEAVLGPVELAAGHARAAELLRSDGAADDLVAAHLLLAEPGGEGWWVDVLREAARATRGRGAPEVTSAYLRRALREPLSAEERGPLLLDLGRDEIQIDVGAARHHLAQASTALTDPYALAETASLLASALFLSHEHERAVDVLARAVDDLGQTDDGIGLVREVSWFLQAQMLLIGYDQLSTLPAARRHARRLRDHKLAGDTPGECVVLAALSAWATTGEASAQVAGDLLDRALRGGLAAADASHMFVTLAGLAFVATDRLDDAVARFDRIGDTGGRWGSFLMVSSALTWQLLVQARRGRQLPLTADFGHPATTADQGLEPRVRLSMTTQVGESLIERCDLTSATAVLTADADFDRVGWTWQGPALLARSRLHAARGNPAAALAVLHEYGTQENRAQVMSLAGAPWRSRAALLHLTLGQRTDALQLATEELELAHRWGTERAIGMASRCLGVIRGGHSGQALLRDAVAVLKRSPARLELARAHYSLGTALLRGGDTDEARQALTQALHLADTCGSVLLGGQVRGALATAGVRAKPAPPAAPSLSLTEHRLVELLRAGHSDRQIAQALLLTPHDVTGLIEQAGRTLGVTSRAELASPAQAHQQAGGE
- a CDS encoding TetR/AcrR family transcriptional regulator, whose translation is MPLPSPRRTARQADLLERLVALLTAEGFADLTLDDLAERLRCSKTTLYQLARSKQGLVVEAVKHYFRGAAEAVEKRVAQTVEPSDRVRAYLTAVAEQLRPLSRRFLDDVADFPPAREVYEANTRMAAERVRRLIAEGVSHGAFREVHTAFVGEVAAATMRQIQQGELQARTGLTDAEAYEQLASLIVHAVSP